A window of the Neofelis nebulosa isolate mNeoNeb1 chromosome 13, mNeoNeb1.pri, whole genome shotgun sequence genome harbors these coding sequences:
- the HK1 gene encoding hexokinase-1 isoform X3, with the protein MVQLFDHVAECLGDFMEKKKIKDKKLPVGFTFSFPCRQSKIDEAILITWTKKFKASGVEGMDVVKLLNKAIKKRGDYDANIVAVVNDTVGTMMTCGYDDQHCEVGLIIGTGTNACYMEELRHIDLVEGDEGRMCINTEWGAFGDDGSLEDIRTEFDREIDRGSLNPGKQLFEKMVSGMYLGELVRLILVKMAKEGLLFEGRITPELLTRGKFKTSDVSAIEKNKEGLHNAKEILTRLGVEPSDDDCISVQHVCTIVSFRSANLVAATLGAILNRLRDNKGTPRLRTTVGVDGSLYKTHPQYSRRFHKTLRRLVPDSDVRFLLSESGSGKGAAMVTAVAYRLAEQHRQIEETLAHFRLTKDMLLEVKKRMRAEMDMGLRKQTHEKAVVKMLPSFVRSTPDGTEHGDFLALDLGGTNFRVLLVKIRSGKKRTVEMHNKIYAIPIEIMQGTGEELFDHIVSCISDFLDYMGIKGPRMPLGFTFSFPCKQTSLDAGILITWTKGFKATDCVGHDVATLLRDAIKRREEFDLDVVAVVNDTVGTMMTCAYEEPTCEVGLIVGTGSNACYMEEMKNVEMLEGDEGRMCINMEWGAFGDNGCLDDIRTLYDRLVDEYSLNAGKQRFEKMISGMYLGEIVRNILIDFTKKGFLFRGQISEPLKTRGIFQTKYLSQIESDRLALLQVRAILQQLGLNSTCDDSILVKTVCGVVSKRAAQLCGAGMAAVVDKIRENRGLDHLSVTVGVDGTLYKLHPHFSRIMHQTVQELSPNCNVSFLLSEDGSGKGAALITAVGVRLREEASS; encoded by the exons CTTTTCGATCACGTCGCCGAGTGCCTGGGAGActtcatggagaaaaaaaaaatcaaggacaaGAAATTACCTGTGGGATTCACGTTTTCCTTCCCTTGTCGGCAGTCCAAAATAGACGAG GCCATCCTGATCACCTGGACAAAGAAATTTAAAGCGAGCGGAGTGGAGGGAATGGATGTGGTGAAGCTGCTTAACAAAGCCATCAAAAAGCGCGGG GACTACGATGCCAACATTGTGGCTGTGGTGAATGACACGGTGGGGACCATGATGACCTGTGGCTACGACGACCAGCATTGCGAAGTCGGCCTCATCATTG gcACTGGCACCAACGCGTGCTACATGGAGGAACTGAGGCACATTGACCTGGTGGAAGGCGACGAGGGCAGGATGTGCATCAACACGGAGTGGGGGGCCTTTGGGGACGATGGGTCCCTCGAAGACATCCGCACCGAGTTCGACCGGGAGATAGACCGTGGCTCTCTCAACCCTGGGAAGCAGCT GTTTGAGAAGATGGTGAGTGGCATGTACTTGGGGGAGCTGGTTCGACTGATCCTGGTCAAGATGGCCAAGGAGGGCCTCTTATTTGAAGGACGGATCACCCCGGAGCTGCTCACCAGGGGGAAGTTCAAGACCAGTGATGTGTCAGCCATTGAAAA GAATAAGGAAGGCCTCCACAATGCCAAAGAAATCCTGACCCGCCTGGGAGTGGAGCCATCTGATGACGACTGTATTTCAGTCCAGCACGTGTGTACCATTGTCTCATTTCGCTCTGCCAACCTGGTGGCTGCAACGCTGGGCGCCATCTTGAACCGCCTTCGAGATAACAAGGGCACACCCAGGCTGCGGACCACGGTTGGTGTCGACGGGTCTCTTTACAAGACGCACCCACA gtattCACGACGTTTCCACAAGACTCTGAGGCGCTTGGTGCCCGACTCCGATGTGCGCTTCCTCCTCTCGGAGAGCGGCAGCGGCAAGGGGGCCGCCATGGTCACCGCGGTGGCCTACCGCCTGGCCGAGCAGCACCGGCAGATCGAGGAGACCCTGGCCCACTTCCGCCTCACCAAGGATATGCTGCTGGAGGTGAAGAAGAGAATGCGGGCCGAGATGGACATGGGCCTGAGGAAACAGACGCACGAAAAGGCCGTAGTCAAGATGCTGCCCTCCTTCGTCCGGAGCACTCCAGACGGGACCG AGCATGGTGACTTCTTGGCCCTTGATCTTGGAGGAACGAATTTCCGTGTCTTACTGGTGAAAATCCGCAGTGGGAAAAAGAGAACGGTGGAAATGCACAACAAGATCTATGCCATTCCCATTGAAATCATGCAGGGCACTGGGGAAGAG CTGTTTGACCACATCGTCTCCTGCATCTCCGACTTCCTGGACTACATGGGGATCAAAGGCCCCAGAATGCCTCTCGGCTTCACGTTCTCATTCCCCTGCAAGCAGACGAGCTTGGATGCG GGAATCTTGATCACCTGGACGAAGGGTTTTAAGGCAACCGACTGCGTGGGGCACGATGTAGCAACCTTACTAAGGGATGCGATCAAAAGGAGAGAG GAATTTGACCTGGACGTGGTGGCTGTGGTCAATGACACGGTGGGCACCATGATGACCTGTGCTTACGAAGAGCCTACCTGCGAGGTTGGACTCATCGTAG GGACCGGCAGCAACGCCTGCTAcatggaagaaatgaagaatgtcgAGATGCTGGAGGGGGACGAGGGGCGAATGTGCATCAACATGGAGTGGGGTGCCTTTGGGGACAACGGGTGTCTCGATGACATCAGAACTCTCTATGACAGACTGGTGGATGAATATTCTCTAAACGCTGGAAAACAAAG GTTTGAGAAGATGATCAGCGGTATGTACCTGGGTGAGATCGTCCGTAACATCTTGATCGACTTCACCAAGAAGGGGTTCCTCTTCCGAGGGCAGATCTCTGAGCCGCTGAAGACTCGCGGCATTTTTCAGACCAAATATCTCTCCCAGATTGAGAG TGACCGATTAGCACTGCTCCAGGTCCGGGCCATCCTCCAGCAGCTGGGCCTGAATAGCACCTGTGACGACAGTATCCTCGTCAAGACCGTGTGCGGGGTGGTGTCCAAACGGGCCGCGCAGCTGTGCGGTGCGGGCATGGCCGCCGTGGTGGACAAGATCCGCGAGAACAGAGGGCTGGACCATCTCAGTGTGACTGTGGGGGTGGATGGAACACTCTACAAGCTTCATCCGCA cttctcgAGAATCATGCACCAAACCGTGCAGGAGCTGTCACCGAACTGCAACGTGTCCTTCCTCCTGTCCGAAGACGGCAGTGGCAAGGGGGCTGCCCTCATCACGGCCGTGGGCGTCCGGCTCCGGGAAGAAGCGAGCAGCTAA